CGTTTTGCCATGGTATTGTCTCTTTTATATAGGGGTCTTTTATAGTGGCTAACAACAGTCGATATAGGCAGCCTCAATGAGGCAAATTTACTTATATAGGCTGTCATTTACCTGCTCAAAACATCTATAAATTCATCTTTAGAATAACGTCGTGCACCTCTAATATCTATAGATTATGGTACACAACGCTATCAATAAATCAGATCAATTATTGCGGATCAGCGGTCGTGGTTTTAAGCAAAGTTGCAACGTTTGCTGCTTTTGGCTTAACCAAGTAGAACTTACGCGCATAATGCTCGAAGTCCGCTAATATGGTCTGCCCCCATGCGCTGCCCGTTTTATCGACATGCCTTTCGATGACCTGCTGTAAGTAGATACGGTGGCTTTCCATCTGCTCGCTTGAGATACGATTTAAATCAATCAACTCATGGTTGCAGCGATCAAAGAAATCACCTTCTAAATCGAGTACATAAGCAAATCCACCCGTCATGCCTGCGCCAAAGTTAAGACCAGTACGTCCAAGTATGGTGATGATACCGCCCGTCATATACTCGCAGCAATGGTCGCCTGTGCCCTCGATAACAGCATGAGCACCTGAGTTACGAACACCGAAACGCTCCCCTGCCGTACCAGCGGCATATAGCTTGCCACCTGTTGCACCATACAAGCAGGTATTACCTACAATGGCAGTATCTTGCGTCACAAAGCTTGAGTCTTTTGGTGGATAAATCACAATCTCACCGCCTGCCATGCCTTTACCAACATAATCATTGGCATCGCCTTCAAGTTCAATATGCAAGCCACCAGCATTCCAAACACCTAGACTTTGTCCTGCTGTTCCGGTCAAGTGCAGCTTAATAGGTTTGTCACTCATGCCAAGATTGCCCCATAACTCTGCAATCTCGCCTGAGATACGCGCACCAATCGAGCGATCACAGTTACCAACGTAATAACTATAGTCGCCACCATTGCCTTGACGAATATTCAGTAGCATATCACTAATCATCTGCTCAGCAAGCAAGCCTTTATCAAATGGCTCATTGCGCTCAACTTGACAAGTCTGCGCTTTGCCGCTACTGGCAGGATGACTAAATAATAGAGGCGATAAATCAAGATGCTGTTGCTTAGCAGTATTGCCTTCTAATATATCAAGCAAGTCAGTACGTCCAACCAACTCTTCCATCGTGCGCACGCCAAGCTTTGCAAGCCATTCACGGGTTTCGGTTGCGACAAATTTAAAGAAGTTAATCAGCATTTCAGCTTCACCGATGAAGTGATCATCGCGTAGCTGGGCTTTTTGAGTGGCAACGCCCGTTGGGCAGTTGTTTAAATGGCAAATACGTAGGTATTTGCAACCGACAGCTATCATCGGCGTGGTGCCAAAACCAAAGCTCTCAGCACCAAGAATGGCGGCTTTGACCACATCAAGTCCTGTCTTTAGACCGCCGTCGGTTTGAATACGGACTTTATGACGCAAGCCATTAACGCGTAATGATTGATGAGTTTCAGCAAGACCTAACTCCCAAGGCGAGCCAGCATGATGGATAGACGACAGAGGTGATGCTGCCGTACCGCCGTCATAACCTGAGATAGTAATCAAGTCAGCATAAGCTTTTGCCACACCTGTTGCAATCGTGCCAACACCCGGACGCGAAACCAACTTAACTGACACCAACGCATCTGGATTGACTTGCTTAAGATCAAAAATAAGCTGCGCCAAATCTTCAATCGAGTAAATATCATGATGCGGCGGCGGTGAAATTAACGTCACACCCGGCACCGAATAACGCAGGCGCGCGATTAACGCATTGACTTTACCGCCTGGCAGCTGACCACCTTCACCAGGTTTTGCCCCTTGAGCAACCTTGATCTGCATAACTTCTGCTGAACGCAGATAGGCGGGCGTTACCCCAAAACGACCAGAGGCAACTTGTTTAATTTTTGAGTTACGCAGTGTCCCATAACGTACAGGGTCTTCACCGCCCTCACCTGAATTTGAGCGACCACCAATGGTATTCATAGCGATAGCGATGGCTTCATGCGCTTCTGGTGACAGCGCGCCCAGCGACATACCAGCAGAGTCAAAACGCGACAAAATGGCTGAGATATCTTCAACCTCATCAACGTCAAGTGGATTGTCCGTTTTCAGCTGTAATAAATCACGTAAAGTAGCGACCGGACGGCTATTGACAATTTCTGCATATTGACGGTAATTGTCATAATTACCAGTTCGTACCGCCAAATGTAGGCTATTAATCACATCCGGATTAAAGGCATGATACTCTTTATTAAAAACAAATTTTAATAAGCCGCCTTGATCAAGTGGGGCGCGACGCTTAAAGGCATTTGCCGCGAGCTGTGCTTGATCCGCTGCCAAATCAGCAAAAGTTGCGCCTTTAATACGACTTTGCACGCCTTTAAAGCACAGATTAACCACTTCCTCAGAAAGACCTACCGCCTCAAATAACTGCGCACCGCGATACGATACAATGGTAGAGATACCCATTTTTGATAAAATCTTTAGCAAACCTTTATCTAAGCCTTTACGGAAATTTACCCGTGCCTGAATCGGATCACCAAGCAGCTCGCCAGTCGCAACCAAATCATCAATCACGTCATAAGCTAGATAAGGATAAACGCAGGTCGCGCCAAAGCCAATTAATACCGCGACTTGATGTGAATCACGTGCCAGACCAGTTTCAATAATTAAATTGGCATCAGTACGAATACCTTGTGCAATCAGATAATGATGCACCGCCCCTGTGACCATTATGGCGTTGGCAGGGACTTCATCTACCGCAATGTCTTTATCAGATAAGACAATCAAGGTATGACCAGCACGAATGCTACTGGCAACTTGCTCGCAGATAGAGATAATGGCAGCGGAAAGTTCTAATGTACGGTCATAATTTAAGTCGATACGTGCCATCTTAAAAGCAGGATCATTCACAGTTTCAAGTTGCTGCATCTTACTTGCTGAGAGCACCGGCGATGACAAGATAATACGATGCGCGTCGCGGGCTGATGGCGCAAACACATTGGTTTCAGCGCCGAGGCACGTCTGTAGCGACATTACAATAGATTCACGTAGTGGATCAATCGGTGGATTGGTCACCTGTGCAAATTGCTGGCGGAAGAAATCACCGACATGACGAATCTGCTGTGACAGTACCGCCATTGGCGTATCATCACCCATCGAACCAACTGGCTCTTGCGCATTTTCAGCGTTAGGGCGGATGATTTCTGTACGCTCTTCATTGGTGATGTGATACATTTTTTGCAATGCTTTTAACGGCTCACCGCGACATGCCTGTGCAGCTATCTCTTCTTCTAAGCGCTCATCATCACGGATATGGGTCGCCTCGTCACGTAACCATTTACGATACGGATGCGCCTTTTTGAGCAAGGTCGCGATGGCTTTGGTATCCATTATTTGACCGGTTTGAGTATCAATGACTAGCATCTGACCGGGTCCAACACGACCTTTAGCGAGCACGTCTTTTGGCTTATAGTCCCAAACCCCTACTTCTGAGGCGACCGTAATATAACCATTCTTCGTCGTCACCCAGCGCGATGGACGTAAACCGTTCCGATCCAGCATACAGACGGCATAGCGACCATCTTGAATCACGAGACCTGCAGGACCATCCCATGCTTCCATATGCTGCGAGTAAAACTCATAAAATGCCCGCAAGTCCATATCCATGCTATCGACATTCTGCCAAGCAGGTGGCACCAGAATCGACATTGAATGAAACAAGCTCATACCACCTGACATCAGAACTTCTAGCATATTGTCTAAGCTAGATGAGTCTGAGCCACTACTATTAACTAAGGGCGTTAACTCATTCAAATTGGGTAATTTATCTGATTTTAATTTTGGCGTACGCGCCTCAGACCAGCTGCGGTTGCCGGAGATGGTATTTAGCTCACCATTATGTGCCAAATAGCGAAAAGGCTGTGCCAATGGCCAGCGCGGTAGCGTATTGGTTGAAAAGCGCTGATGGAATACCACAATATGCGACGCTAAACGCGCATCTTGCAAATCTAAGAAGAAAGCAGGCAGATCTGATGGCATCACCAGACCTTTGTAAATAATAGTCTGACAGCTCAATGAGCAGACATAAAACAGCTCATCATCAACCAAGCGTTGCTCAGATTTTTTACGCGCCACAAACAGCTTGCGATTAAAATCATCTGCCGCTAAACCATCCGGCGCATTGACAAATACTTGCTTAAAATCTGGTAATGTCTGACGCCCAATTTCACCGACAATGCTTAAATCAAGTGGTACATCGCGCCAGCCGGCTACTTCTAAGCCTTGTGCGGTAATCTCTTCATTTAATACTTGTAGGCTATGCTGAGCCGTTGCCGTATCTGGATTGACGAATACCATACCAACCGCGAAGTTATCCGTTATCTCAAACTGTTGCTCTGCTGCAATGTCTCTAAAAAAGGCAACGGGCGTCGCTAATAATAAACCACAACCATCGCCGGTTTTGCCATCAGCTGCCACGCCGCCACGATGGGTCATACAACTTAGGCTGTGAATGGCTGTTTTTACCAAATCATGACTGGCCTGACCCTCAATATGAGCAATCAAACCAAAACCGCAATTGTCAGAAAAGTCATCTGGCGAGGCCAAAT
The window above is part of the Psychrobacter cryohalolentis K5 genome. Proteins encoded here:
- the gltB gene encoding glutamate synthase large subunit, with amino-acid sequence MSMISSHTHLASPDDFSDNCGFGLIAHIEGQASHDLVKTAIHSLSCMTHRGGVAADGKTGDGCGLLLATPVAFFRDIAAEQQFEITDNFAVGMVFVNPDTATAQHSLQVLNEEITAQGLEVAGWRDVPLDLSIVGEIGRQTLPDFKQVFVNAPDGLAADDFNRKLFVARKKSEQRLVDDELFYVCSLSCQTIIYKGLVMPSDLPAFFLDLQDARLASHIVVFHQRFSTNTLPRWPLAQPFRYLAHNGELNTISGNRSWSEARTPKLKSDKLPNLNELTPLVNSSGSDSSSLDNMLEVLMSGGMSLFHSMSILVPPAWQNVDSMDMDLRAFYEFYSQHMEAWDGPAGLVIQDGRYAVCMLDRNGLRPSRWVTTKNGYITVASEVGVWDYKPKDVLAKGRVGPGQMLVIDTQTGQIMDTKAIATLLKKAHPYRKWLRDEATHIRDDERLEEEIAAQACRGEPLKALQKMYHITNEERTEIIRPNAENAQEPVGSMGDDTPMAVLSQQIRHVGDFFRQQFAQVTNPPIDPLRESIVMSLQTCLGAETNVFAPSARDAHRIILSSPVLSASKMQQLETVNDPAFKMARIDLNYDRTLELSAAIISICEQVASSIRAGHTLIVLSDKDIAVDEVPANAIMVTGAVHHYLIAQGIRTDANLIIETGLARDSHQVAVLIGFGATCVYPYLAYDVIDDLVATGELLGDPIQARVNFRKGLDKGLLKILSKMGISTIVSYRGAQLFEAVGLSEEVVNLCFKGVQSRIKGATFADLAADQAQLAANAFKRRAPLDQGGLLKFVFNKEYHAFNPDVINSLHLAVRTGNYDNYRQYAEIVNSRPVATLRDLLQLKTDNPLDVDEVEDISAILSRFDSAGMSLGALSPEAHEAIAIAMNTIGGRSNSGEGGEDPVRYGTLRNSKIKQVASGRFGVTPAYLRSAEVMQIKVAQGAKPGEGGQLPGGKVNALIARLRYSVPGVTLISPPPHHDIYSIEDLAQLIFDLKQVNPDALVSVKLVSRPGVGTIATGVAKAYADLITISGYDGGTAASPLSSIHHAGSPWELGLAETHQSLRVNGLRHKVRIQTDGGLKTGLDVVKAAILGAESFGFGTTPMIAVGCKYLRICHLNNCPTGVATQKAQLRDDHFIGEAEMLINFFKFVATETREWLAKLGVRTMEELVGRTDLLDILEGNTAKQQHLDLSPLLFSHPASSGKAQTCQVERNEPFDKGLLAEQMISDMLLNIRQGNGGDYSYYVGNCDRSIGARISGEIAELWGNLGMSDKPIKLHLTGTAGQSLGVWNAGGLHIELEGDANDYVGKGMAGGEIVIYPPKDSSFVTQDTAIVGNTCLYGATGGKLYAAGTAGERFGVRNSGAHAVIEGTGDHCCEYMTGGIITILGRTGLNFGAGMTGGFAYVLDLEGDFFDRCNHELIDLNRISSEQMESHRIYLQQVIERHVDKTGSAWGQTILADFEHYARKFYLVKPKAANVATLLKTTTADPQ